Proteins encoded within one genomic window of Callithrix jacchus isolate 240 chromosome 11, calJac240_pri, whole genome shotgun sequence:
- the ING3 gene encoding inhibitor of growth protein 3 isoform X4 — translation MLYLEDYLEMIEQLPMDLRDRFTEMREMDLQVQNAMDQLEQRVSEFFMNAKKNKPEWREEQMASIKKDYYKALEDADEKVQLANQIYDLHF, via the exons ATGTTGTACCTAGAAGACTATCTGGAAA TGATTGAACAGCTTCCAATGGATCTGCGGGACCGCTTCACGGAGATGCGCGAGATGGACCTGCAGGTGCAGA ATGCAATGGATCAACTAGAACAAAGAGTCAGTGAATTCTttatgaatgcaaagaaaaataaacctgagTGGAGAGAAGAACAAATGGCTTCCATCAAAAAA gACTACTATAAAGCTTTGGAAGATGCAGATGAGAAGGTTCAGTTGGCAAACCAGATATATGACTTG CACTTCTAA
- the ING3 gene encoding inhibitor of growth protein 3 isoform X3: MLYLEDYLEMIEQLPMDLRDRFTEMREMDLQVQNAMDQLEQRVSEFFMNAKKNKPEWREEQMASIKKDYYKALEDADEKVQLANQIYDLQHF; this comes from the exons ATGTTGTACCTAGAAGACTATCTGGAAA TGATTGAACAGCTTCCAATGGATCTGCGGGACCGCTTCACGGAGATGCGCGAGATGGACCTGCAGGTGCAGA ATGCAATGGATCAACTAGAACAAAGAGTCAGTGAATTCTttatgaatgcaaagaaaaataaacctgagTGGAGAGAAGAACAAATGGCTTCCATCAAAAAA gACTACTATAAAGCTTTGGAAGATGCAGATGAGAAGGTTCAGTTGGCAAACCAGATATATGACTTG CAGCACTTCTAA